AATTCAGCTTTATCAATACCTTCGCTTTCTGCTTTATCACTCCATCAAAACACCAAAAACCCACTTCACTCTATTGCTTTTAACATTGCTCGAATTAACGGCCGGCTATTAGAACTTGAGTTAAGTGCATTAGAACAAGAAAAGCAATTATCAATTATTGCCAGCCCAAGATTGACAGCAGCTCATGAGAAAACAGCCTCAATCAAACAAGGAACGGAGATCCCCTATGTCAGCCGAGATAATGAAACCACTCGTGTTCAATTTAAAGAGGCCGTATTAGGGATGGAAGTCACACCGATGATCCAAAGGAATAAAAAGATAAGGTTAATACTTAAAATAAGCCAAAATACACCAGGTATCGCACTTGTACAGGGAGGAAGTGAGCACCTTTCCATAGATAAGCAAGAGATCAGTACAGAAGTCACGATTAATGATGGAGAAACCATTATGTTAGGAGGAATATTTCAACAAAAGCAGCAAGAGCATACAGCAAACATTCCTTTATTATCTTCTATTCCGTTATTAGGAGTACTTTTTAGCCATAAAAGAGATCAGCAGAGTCGCCATGAATTGGTTATTTTTATTACACCCAAATTAATCTAACTTTTTATGCAAAAATTTTTTTGTTTTTAAAATACAATAAATTACCTGTTTTTTATTAGGATTAAACTGAGAGTTATTCATTGTTTTTTCTTATAATCAGTATTTATAGATTTGACGATGAGGACGATTTAGCTTACAAGGGTTAGCTAATTTGAGTGAGCCTGAAACATCACAATGATAATACGGATACATTTTATGCACTTCCTCTATTCTTGGAGGTAGGGCTTTTTATATGTAATATTGATCGCTTGATGACGAAAAAGACAATATTATCAGATGCGGTTTTCCGACTAAATTGTGTTAGAATCTTCGCGTTGCCAACAAAGATGATTACTTTTTTAGTAGTTTTTGTTATGTACTGTAGGCAAAGGGATTTTTATCCTATGTTGTTGTTTGCAACAGCATGTGGTTATTTTATAGCGATCTACTGAAAGAACTCAGTCTTATTATGAGAGTAGATAACAAATGTTATCAGGTGTGTATTAGATAAACACTCATAAATTTCAGTTTAGGTCCCGTCGCTGAATGAATTTGGCGGGGCGGGTTATCATTAACGAATATCTTAGTAATACCAAAAACATGGCAGAGAAACGTAATATCTTTCTGGTTGGGCCTATGGGTGCCGGCAAAAGCACTATTGGTCGTCAGTTAGCTCAACAACTTAGTATGGAGTTTTATGATTCCGATCAGGAAATTGAGCGGCGTACAGGTGCGGATGTAGGTTGGGTATTTGATGTAGAAGGCGAAGAAGGCTTCCGTCAACGAGAAGAGAAAATCATCAACGAACTCACTGAAAAGCAAGGTATCGTGCTTGCTACAGGTGGTGGTTCGGTGAAATCGCGAGAAACCCGTAACAGACTATCTGCACGTGGTGTGGTTGTTTATTTAGAAACAAACATTGAAAAGCAACTCGCTCGTACCCAACGTGATAAAAAACGTCCTTTATTGCAAGGTGTTGAGCCTGTGCGCGATGTCCTAGAGACATTAGCTGAAGAACGTAATCCTCTTTATGAAGAGATTGCTGACATCACAATTCATACTGATGATCAGAGTGCAAAAATTGTAGCCAATCAAATAATTGAATTATTAGAACAAAACTAATAAATTCAGCTATTTATAAGGTTAAACAAAGACAATAAGAAGAAGGCCACTGTTATGGAAAAAATCGCTGTCACATTAGGTGAAAGAAGCTATCCCATTACCATTGCTTCTGGCCTTTTTCATCAACCTGATACCTTTTTACCATTAAAATCAGGGCAGCAAGTTATGATAGTTACAAATGTAACGCTTGCTCCGCTGTATTTAGAAAAGGTAACAAATACCTTAAAGAAACAAGGTATTTTGGTTGATAGCGTGATTTTACCTGATGGCGAACAATATAAATCGCTTGAAATCATGAACGATGTCTTTACTGCATTATTAGAAAAAAATCATAATCGAGATACAACACTTATCGCATTAGGCGGGGGTGTTATTGGTGATCTAACCGGTTTTGCGGCAGCAAGTTATCAACGCGGTGTTCGCTTTATCCAAGTACCGACTACCTTGTTATCACAAGTTGATTCATCTGTTGGTGGAAAAACAGCAGTTAATCATCCTCTTGGCAAGAATATGATTGGGGCTTTTTACCAACCAGCTTCTGTCATTATTGATCTCGATTGCCTTGCCACATTACCACCTCGTGAACTTTCATCTGGTTTAGCTGAAGTTATTAAATATGGCATCATTTTAGATAAAGACTTCTTTATCTGGCTTGAGAATAATATTGATAAACTTTTGGCACTTGATCCTAAAGCGATGGCATTTTGTATCCGTCGTTGCTGTGAGCTTAAAGCGGAAGTTGTCGCCGCAGACGAAAAAGAAACCAGTGGATTACGTGCACTCCTCAATCTTGGCCATACTTATGGGCACGCTATTGAAGCTCATATGGGATATGGCGTTTGGTTGCATGGTGAAGCCGTTGCCGCAGGTATGGTAATGGCGGCAAGAACCTCTCAAGCACTTGGTCAATTTACTGAAGAAGAAACACTACGTGTCATTCAATTACTTGAAAAAGCAAATCT
This genomic stretch from Proteus vulgaris harbors:
- the aroK gene encoding shikimate kinase I; translated protein: MNLAGRVIINEYLSNTKNMAEKRNIFLVGPMGAGKSTIGRQLAQQLSMEFYDSDQEIERRTGADVGWVFDVEGEEGFRQREEKIINELTEKQGIVLATGGGSVKSRETRNRLSARGVVVYLETNIEKQLARTQRDKKRPLLQGVEPVRDVLETLAEERNPLYEEIADITIHTDDQSAKIVANQIIELLEQN
- the aroB gene encoding 3-dehydroquinate synthase is translated as MEKIAVTLGERSYPITIASGLFHQPDTFLPLKSGQQVMIVTNVTLAPLYLEKVTNTLKKQGILVDSVILPDGEQYKSLEIMNDVFTALLEKNHNRDTTLIALGGGVIGDLTGFAAASYQRGVRFIQVPTTLLSQVDSSVGGKTAVNHPLGKNMIGAFYQPASVIIDLDCLATLPPRELSSGLAEVIKYGIILDKDFFIWLENNIDKLLALDPKAMAFCIRRCCELKAEVVAADEKETSGLRALLNLGHTYGHAIEAHMGYGVWLHGEAVAAGMVMAARTSQALGQFTEEETLRVIQLLEKANLPVNGPVEMTPDDYLPHMMRDKKVSGGKLHLVLPKGIGQSELRADISREQVHKAITSCINAN
- the pilQ gene encoding type III secretion system protein, translated to MTTSVFAHSRDPFFPDVLDVINHEKAPPTLIDEPLTKTQQTEQLHHRLYPLNYADADTLAKQLSTHAIPLLSKQGRVIADSDANSLSIVDNDKALSEIADWLRLKDTPQQQVYITAHIISSSQDALNELGAQWGLHALKTTHVEATSTHPNTISPPSNSALSIPSLSALSLHQNTKNPLHSIAFNIARINGRLLELELSALEQEKQLSIIASPRLTAAHEKTASIKQGTEIPYVSRDNETTRVQFKEAVLGMEVTPMIQRNKKIRLILKISQNTPGIALVQGGSEHLSIDKQEISTEVTINDGETIMLGGIFQQKQQEHTANIPLLSSIPLLGVLFSHKRDQQSRHELVIFITPKLI